A genomic window from Terrisporobacter glycolicus ATCC 14880 = DSM 1288 includes:
- a CDS encoding DUF4364 family protein, with protein sequence MFENSTEELAYHKLLILYILDKINMDLTNSQMTQVVLETDMMNYFSFQQILSQLMDSKFIKPYKDSGREYYCLTQKGLETLEYFLNRIPESYAVKIDEYIKNNKESLLADTQVKSSFVKQSENEFIVNLRVIENQSNLIDLNLNVSSEKQAKQICNNWNNNASNMYAEVINLLIRDIH encoded by the coding sequence ATGTTTGAAAACTCAACTGAAGAGTTGGCATATCATAAACTTTTAATTTTATATATTTTAGACAAAATAAATATGGATTTAACTAATTCGCAGATGACACAAGTTGTTCTAGAAACTGATATGATGAATTATTTTTCATTCCAGCAAATATTATCACAACTTATGGATTCTAAATTTATAAAACCATACAAAGACTCTGGAAGAGAGTACTATTGTCTAACACAAAAAGGACTTGAAACACTCGAGTACTTCTTAAACCGAATACCAGAATCTTATGCAGTCAAAATCGACGAATACATAAAAAATAATAAAGAAAGTTTATTAGCTGATACTCAAGTTAAATCTAGTTTTGTGAAGCAAAGTGAAAATGAGTTTATTGTTAATTTGAGAGTTATTGAAAACCAAAGTAACTTAATAGATTTAAATTTAAACGTTTCATCAGAAAAACAAGCAAAACAAATATGCAATAATTGGAATAATAATGCTTCTAATATGTATGCAGAAGTTATAAATTTATTAATCC
- a CDS encoding alpha/beta-type small acid-soluble spore protein, whose product MSTSNNRQVVPEARAALNQMKLEIAGELGMSNYENIDKGNLTARQNGYVGGYMTKKLVEMAEKQMAGK is encoded by the coding sequence ATGTCAACTTCTAACAACAGACAAGTGGTACCTGAGGCAAGAGCCGCATTAAATCAAATGAAATTAGAAATAGCTGGCGAATTAGGAATGTCTAATTACGAAAATATTGACAAGGGTAATTTAACTGCAAGACAAAACGGTTATGTAGGTGGATATATGACTAAAAAATTAGTTGAAATGGCTGAAAAGCAAATGGCAGGTAAATAG
- a CDS encoding polysaccharide deacetylase family protein, producing MNSAYKRTKAFILSITLFFVALFIIGCFVLGIKNICSAIQGYESPINRVDTKDRKVALTFDVAWGSENIEEILDILDKHNAKATFFLVGSWIDDNKELVKEIHNRGHEIGNHSNTHSSFPDISNEDKIEEIISTSNKIKDLIGEKVNLFRPPFGNVDKETIRTCKSLGYYTIKWDVDSGDWKNIGPVHVLDRVSKNTSPGSIILFHANVKDVSLYLDNCLSNLEKKNYEMVTVSNLIYKNNYKINSSGEQSIQRND from the coding sequence ATGAACTCAGCATATAAAAGAACAAAGGCTTTTATCTTAAGTATAACTTTATTTTTTGTAGCTTTATTTATTATAGGTTGCTTTGTGTTGGGAATAAAAAATATATGCTCTGCTATTCAAGGGTACGAATCACCTATAAATAGAGTTGATACAAAGGATAGAAAAGTTGCACTAACTTTTGATGTTGCTTGGGGAAGTGAGAATATTGAAGAGATATTAGACATATTAGATAAACATAATGCAAAAGCTACATTTTTTTTGGTTGGTAGTTGGATTGATGACAACAAAGAATTAGTCAAAGAAATACATAATAGAGGTCATGAAATAGGTAATCATTCAAACACACATAGTTCTTTTCCGGACATATCTAATGAAGACAAAATAGAAGAAATAATATCAACAAGTAATAAAATAAAAGATTTAATAGGTGAAAAAGTAAACTTATTCAGACCTCCTTTTGGAAATGTGGATAAAGAGACTATAAGAACTTGTAAATCTTTAGGATATTACACGATAAAATGGGATGTAGATTCTGGAGATTGGAAAAATATTGGTCCAGTACATGTATTAGATAGAGTAAGTAAAAACACTTCACCTGGTTCAATTATATTGTTTCACGCAAATGTTAAAGACGTAAGTTTATATTTGGATAATTGTCTATCTAATTTAGAAAAGAAAAATTATGAAATGGTTACAGTGTCTAATCTAATTTACAAAAACAATTACAAAATCAATTCTTCTGGTGAGCAAAGTATTCAAAGAAATGATTAA
- a CDS encoding single-stranded DNA-binding protein: protein MIIVKDDTNVVNLKGELEDELEFSHEIFGEKFYSTKIKINRLSNSYDVLPMTISERLLQDIDFESEKLVSVVGQLRSYNKNIDNKNKLVLTVFVREIKAISEIDTKDPNSIFLDGYICKSPIYRKTPLGREITDLLVAINRPYNKSDYIPSIVWGRNAKFAKSLNVGDRIQMWGRVQSRVYDKKVEGGDSVKRTAYEVSVSKIKKVALDDEE, encoded by the coding sequence ATGATAATTGTTAAGGACGATACTAATGTTGTAAATTTAAAAGGTGAACTAGAAGATGAATTAGAATTCAGCCATGAAATATTTGGTGAAAAATTTTATAGCACAAAAATAAAAATTAATAGACTAAGTAATTCCTACGATGTTCTTCCAATGACTATATCAGAAAGATTATTACAAGATATAGATTTTGAAAGTGAAAAATTGGTAAGTGTTGTTGGCCAACTAAGATCATATAATAAAAATATTGATAATAAAAATAAACTTGTTTTGACGGTATTTGTACGCGAAATAAAGGCGATATCAGAAATTGATACAAAGGATCCTAATAGTATATTCTTAGATGGGTATATATGTAAATCACCAATATATAGAAAAACACCGCTTGGAAGAGAAATAACAGATTTGCTAGTTGCAATTAATAGACCTTATAATAAATCAGACTATATTCCATCCATAGTATGGGGAAGAAATGCCAAATTTGCAAAGAGTCTTAACGTTGGAGATAGAATTCAAATGTGGGGAAGGGTACAAAGTAGAGTCTATGATAAAAAAGTAGAAGGTGGTGATTCTGTTAAAAGAACGGCCTACGAAGTTTCTGTATCAAAAATAAAAAAAGTTGCCTTAGATGACGAAGAATAA
- a CDS encoding class I SAM-dependent methyltransferase, with protein sequence MESLLYNKYESCSGLLEFSEEVLSFLNNIKHDIGSKVLLVGKVGELGKRIRAFGVQVTILEHNNREAVCFSHVMNENCTVVSGQLEYMPFNDNYFDKIIVLDYLNHTANCNKSVREINRVLKHNGEVIVEDLNLKDIKVKLKYFKHRICGDNIHYNYPIEVQNIFKRFNFEGKLKEIENKRYIYIGKKM encoded by the coding sequence GTGGAAAGTTTACTATACAATAAATACGAATCATGTTCGGGATTACTTGAATTTTCCGAAGAAGTGCTATCATTTTTAAATAATATAAAACATGATATCGGAAGCAAAGTCTTATTAGTGGGTAAAGTTGGAGAGCTAGGCAAGAGAATAAGGGCATTTGGTGTTCAGGTAACCATTTTAGAACATAACAATAGAGAAGCAGTTTGTTTTTCTCATGTAATGAATGAGAATTGCACAGTAGTAAGTGGACAGTTAGAATATATGCCTTTCAATGACAATTATTTTGATAAAATTATAGTATTAGATTATTTAAATCATACAGCGAATTGTAATAAGTCTGTAAGAGAAATCAATAGGGTGCTTAAACACAACGGGGAAGTAATAGTTGAAGATTTAAACTTAAAAGATATAAAAGTAAAGTTAAAATATTTTAAACATAGAATTTGTGGAGACAATATACATTATAATTACCCTATTGAAGTACAAAATATATTCAAAAGATTTAACTTCGAAGGAAAGTTAAAAGAAATAGAAAATAAAAGATATATTTATATAGGAAAAAAGATGTAA
- a CDS encoding sigma-54 interaction domain-containing protein has protein sequence MNGLKDIKDDIQNIAEAMLSVLNIDVTIVDENLIRIAGTGIYLEKIGERVNGYSAFKKCLEEQVLIYIDDSEQNDICKECSNNGNCKEYAEVCCPITLDGYAYGVVGLIAFNEEQSSIITDNAKDLTNFLGKMADLISNKLKAQNKTEELELEKKKLEILLNGMNKAVVSIDTRGNIDKYNVKFRKIFNIDDDKLECGNIFHLLDFIKKPSTLDFEKYKTGIFYYKKQGRNLKGIYNISEIVVKNKLKGYVIDFIENKEAIKNYNKINKDYKITLDNIVGSSEIMEHTKQKALIAAKSNSTVLITGESGTGKELFARAIHNHSDRTDYPFVAVNCAAIPDNLLESELFGYEEGAFTGAKKGGKLGKFELAHKGTIFLDEIGDMSLHLQGKLLRVLQERELDKIGGKSNIFIDVRVVAATNKNLEELVKNGQFREDLYYRLKVIPITLPTLRERKNDIPLLIDYMIKEYAHKLNKDVIGIEEDAGKTLVDYTWPGNVRELQNIIEYSINMSNSPLLTLDIIPNNIKSTYYDEKSHKEEEIRTLEDLEKEEIRKAFDKYKHYKKDKELVAKALGISRATLYRKLEKYNLISK, from the coding sequence ATGAATGGCCTAAAAGATATAAAAGATGATATTCAAAATATAGCTGAAGCTATGCTTTCAGTTTTAAATATTGATGTTACTATAGTTGATGAAAACTTAATAAGAATAGCTGGAACAGGAATTTATTTAGAGAAGATTGGTGAAAGGGTAAATGGCTACTCCGCATTTAAAAAATGTTTAGAAGAACAAGTATTAATTTATATTGATGATTCGGAGCAAAATGATATTTGTAAAGAATGTTCTAACAACGGTAATTGCAAAGAGTATGCAGAGGTATGTTGTCCAATTACCTTGGATGGATATGCTTATGGAGTAGTAGGTCTTATAGCATTTAATGAAGAACAATCTTCGATAATAACTGATAATGCAAAAGATCTAACTAACTTTTTAGGGAAAATGGCAGATTTAATATCTAATAAATTGAAGGCTCAAAACAAAACAGAAGAATTAGAGTTAGAAAAGAAAAAGCTGGAGATATTACTAAATGGTATGAACAAAGCTGTAGTATCTATAGATACTAGGGGAAATATTGATAAGTACAACGTTAAATTCAGAAAAATTTTTAATATAGATGATGATAAGTTAGAATGCGGAAATATTTTTCATTTACTAGACTTTATTAAAAAACCATCAACTTTAGACTTTGAAAAATACAAAACGGGAATTTTTTATTACAAGAAACAGGGAAGAAATTTAAAAGGAATATATAATATTAGTGAAATAGTAGTTAAAAATAAATTAAAAGGATATGTTATTGATTTTATTGAAAATAAAGAGGCAATTAAAAACTACAATAAAATTAATAAAGATTATAAAATTACATTAGACAATATTGTTGGTAGTAGTGAAATAATGGAGCATACAAAGCAAAAGGCATTAATTGCAGCTAAATCAAATTCTACAGTACTTATTACAGGAGAGAGTGGAACGGGAAAGGAACTTTTCGCTAGGGCTATTCACAACCATAGTGATAGAACAGATTACCCTTTTGTAGCAGTTAACTGTGCAGCTATACCAGATAATTTATTGGAAAGTGAATTATTTGGGTACGAGGAAGGAGCTTTTACAGGAGCTAAAAAAGGTGGAAAACTAGGTAAATTTGAGTTGGCTCATAAAGGTACTATATTTCTAGATGAAATAGGAGATATGAGTCTTCACTTACAAGGGAAACTTTTAAGAGTGCTACAAGAAAGAGAGTTAGATAAAATTGGAGGAAAATCCAATATATTTATTGATGTTAGAGTTGTTGCAGCCACTAATAAAAATCTAGAAGAGTTAGTTAAAAACGGACAATTTAGAGAAGACTTATATTATAGGTTAAAAGTAATTCCAATAACTTTGCCAACATTAAGAGAACGAAAAAATGACATCCCTTTACTAATTGATTATATGATAAAAGAATATGCTCATAAGCTAAATAAGGATGTAATTGGAATAGAAGAAGATGCTGGTAAGACATTAGTTGATTATACATGGCCAGGCAATGTTAGAGAATTACAAAACATAATTGAATATAGTATAAATATGTCAAATTCACCTTTATTAACTTTAGATATTATACCTAATAATATAAAATCAACATATTATGACGAAAAATCACATAAAGAAGAGGAAATAAGAACTTTAGAAGATTTGGAAAAAGAAGAAATAAGAAAAGCCTTTGATAAATATAAACATTATAAAAAAGATAAAGAATTAGTAGCAAAGGCCTTGGGTATATCTAGAGCTACATTATATAGAAAACTTGAAAAATATAATTTAATCTCAAAATGA
- a CDS encoding serine dehydratase subunit alpha family protein — translation MRDLRTNLVYILKAEVKPAVGCTEPVAVALACAKAKELLGEEIVKHKVLVSPNVYKNAMCVGIPGTDRLGLKIAVAMGFVGGKSEDGLTLLEGLTDEQVKESEKYVDENPISIEPLDTKEKVVIEVRLEGKNNTSRVIIKTKHDNFVFLQANDLVLLDEVDGFAEKAEAQTTEKKENIMDTITIQEIVENVENMNLEDIKFLLDGVTMNMDMAKYGLENEIGIGVGRGIKESMEEGLLGDGIMTEAMLLTAAASDARMGGAKLPVMSSNGSGNHGLTAILPIVAYSSKYPQSDEKLAKALAISHLVTAYVKNFTGRLSAVCGCGVAASTGASAGIAWLMDGKINHIYGAIENMIADLSGMICDGAKAGCALKLSSAASAAVQSAVIAKQGYAVPPLNGIVGTQVEQSIQNLGRVSDKGMQITDEIILNVMNDMNKVD, via the coding sequence ATGAGAGATTTAAGAACGAATTTAGTTTATATATTAAAGGCGGAAGTAAAACCAGCAGTAGGTTGTACAGAGCCGGTTGCTGTAGCATTAGCTTGTGCAAAAGCAAAAGAGCTATTAGGAGAAGAAATAGTAAAACATAAAGTTTTAGTTAGCCCAAATGTTTACAAGAATGCAATGTGTGTCGGAATACCAGGAACTGACAGATTAGGATTAAAAATAGCTGTTGCTATGGGGTTTGTTGGAGGAAAATCTGAGGACGGATTAACTTTATTAGAAGGATTAACTGATGAGCAAGTTAAAGAATCAGAAAAATATGTAGATGAAAATCCAATAAGTATAGAGCCTTTAGATACTAAGGAAAAGGTTGTTATAGAAGTAAGATTAGAAGGAAAGAATAATACATCAAGAGTTATAATAAAAACTAAACATGATAATTTTGTATTCTTACAAGCAAACGATTTAGTATTATTAGATGAAGTGGACGGATTTGCAGAAAAAGCTGAGGCACAAACTACAGAGAAAAAAGAAAACATAATGGACACTATAACTATACAAGAAATAGTTGAAAATGTTGAAAATATGAATTTAGAAGATATTAAATTCTTATTAGATGGTGTAACAATGAATATGGACATGGCAAAATACGGATTAGAAAATGAAATCGGTATAGGTGTTGGTAGAGGTATAAAAGAATCTATGGAAGAAGGATTATTAGGAGATGGAATAATGACAGAAGCTATGCTTTTAACAGCTGCAGCATCTGATGCAAGAATGGGTGGAGCAAAACTTCCTGTTATGAGTTCAAATGGATCTGGAAACCATGGATTAACAGCAATACTTCCAATAGTTGCTTATAGCTCAAAGTACCCACAAAGTGATGAAAAATTAGCAAAAGCTCTTGCAATATCTCACTTAGTAACTGCATATGTTAAAAACTTTACTGGAAGACTATCTGCTGTATGTGGATGTGGTGTAGCTGCATCAACTGGAGCAAGTGCAGGTATAGCTTGGTTAATGGATGGAAAGATTAATCATATATACGGAGCTATAGAAAATATGATAGCTGATTTAAGTGGTATGATTTGTGATGGTGCAAAAGCAGGATGTGCTTTAAAATTATCTTCAGCAGCATCAGCAGCAGTTCAAAGTGCTGTTATAGCTAAACAAGGATATGCAGTACCGCCACTAAATGGTATAGTTGGTACACAAGTTGAGCAATCTATACAAAACTTAGGTAGAGTTAGTGATAAAGGAATGCAAATAACAGACGAAATAATATTAAATGTAATGAACGATATGAATAAAGTTGACTAA
- the hpt gene encoding hypoxanthine phosphoribosyltransferase yields MDIDKKVWEVLCSEEQLKDRIKELGKELSKDYQGKKLMVVSLLKGSFIFCSDLVRALDVPVRIEFMTTSSYGHGTASSGRVQIVNDIKSDLEGYDVLVVDDITDSAHTMSHVMNHLKSKNPASIKCCVLLDKPSRREVDLEPDYCGFTIEDKFVVGYGLNYGDYYRNIPYVFVVTDQDR; encoded by the coding sequence ATGGATATTGATAAAAAAGTATGGGAAGTTCTATGCTCGGAAGAACAGTTAAAAGATAGAATAAAAGAATTAGGTAAAGAACTTTCAAAAGATTACCAAGGTAAGAAATTAATGGTCGTATCTCTATTAAAAGGTAGCTTTATTTTCTGCTCAGATTTAGTTAGAGCTTTAGATGTACCAGTAAGAATAGAATTTATGACAACTTCAAGCTATGGACATGGAACTGCTTCTAGTGGAAGAGTTCAAATAGTTAATGACATAAAGTCTGATTTAGAGGGATATGATGTATTAGTTGTTGATGATATAACAGATTCAGCACATACTATGAGTCATGTAATGAATCATTTAAAATCTAAAAATCCAGCAAGTATAAAATGTTGTGTATTATTAGATAAACCAAGTAGAAGAGAAGTAGACTTAGAACCTGATTACTGCGGATTTACAATAGAAGATAAATTTGTTGTAGGTTACGGATTAAACTATGGTGACTATTATAGAAATATACCTTATGTATTTGTAGTAACAGATCAAGATAGATAG
- a CDS encoding DUF488 family protein — MEIYTLGHSNYPFNKFIEILKKYNINCVVDIRAIPYSKYNTQYNKEFFQTNLKRLGYTYIYMADEFGAKRKIRVSYNNEGYADFAKVILEDDFNKGIERLKIGCDKGYKIVLLGAMQEPIRCPRAILVGKELVKEGFDVKHIMHEGNLNTQKDLEELLLEKYFHQRNQLTIDTLFGNYMNNENMIEESYKLANKEIGYRIEKLNNK, encoded by the coding sequence ATGGAAATATATACACTAGGTCATTCTAATTACCCTTTTAATAAATTCATAGAGATATTAAAGAAATACAATATAAATTGTGTAGTTGATATAAGGGCTATCCCATATTCAAAGTATAATACTCAATATAACAAAGAATTTTTTCAAACAAACTTAAAAAGATTAGGCTATACCTATATTTATATGGCTGATGAATTTGGTGCTAAAAGAAAAATTAGAGTAAGTTATAATAATGAAGGATATGCCGATTTTGCTAAAGTTATATTAGAAGATGACTTTAATAAAGGTATAGAAAGATTAAAAATAGGTTGTGACAAAGGCTATAAGATAGTCTTACTTGGTGCCATGCAAGAGCCTATAAGATGTCCTCGTGCCATATTAGTTGGAAAAGAATTAGTTAAAGAAGGATTTGATGTAAAACATATAATGCATGAAGGTAATTTGAATACACAAAAAGACTTGGAAGAACTTTTACTAGAAAAATATTTTCATCAAAGAAATCAACTTACCATAGATACTTTATTTGGTAATTATATGAACAATGAAAATATGATTGAAGAAAGTTATAAGCTTGCCAATAAAGAGATTGGATATAGAATAGAAAAATTAAACAATAAATAA
- the trpS gene encoding tryptophan--tRNA ligase: MSKKIILTGDRPTGKLHLGHYTGSLKNRVALQNSGLYDMFVMIADQQALTDNAKNPEKIINSVMEVTMDYLAVGLDPEKTNIFIQSQIPELAELTVYYLNLVTVARLSRNPTVKDEIKQKGFGEGIPAGFFVYPVSQVADITAFKADLVPVGNDQKPMIEQTREIVRSFNNTYGELLVEPEGMYPEGIEGRMPGIDGKAKMSKSLGNAIYLSDDEETVKKKVMSMFTDPNHIRVEDPGCVENNTVFTYLDAFCTDKAYVEELKAHYRRGGLGDVKVKRYLNEVLQAELAPIRARRSELEKDKAYLYEVLRKGSENAREVAAHTLKEVREAMGIEYFKDL; encoded by the coding sequence ATGAGTAAAAAAATAATATTAACAGGAGACAGACCTACAGGAAAACTTCATTTAGGTCATTATACAGGTTCATTAAAAAACAGAGTAGCATTACAAAATTCAGGACTATACGATATGTTTGTTATGATAGCTGACCAACAAGCTTTAACAGATAATGCAAAAAATCCAGAAAAAATAATAAATAGCGTAATGGAAGTTACTATGGACTACTTAGCAGTAGGATTAGATCCAGAGAAAACTAATATATTTATACAGTCACAAATACCAGAGTTAGCAGAACTTACAGTGTATTACTTAAACTTAGTTACAGTAGCTAGACTTAGCAGAAACCCTACAGTTAAGGATGAAATCAAACAAAAAGGATTTGGAGAAGGAATACCAGCAGGATTTTTCGTTTACCCAGTGAGTCAGGTAGCTGATATAACTGCTTTTAAAGCTGATTTAGTTCCAGTAGGTAACGATCAAAAACCAATGATAGAGCAAACTAGAGAGATTGTAAGAAGCTTTAATAACACATATGGTGAATTATTAGTTGAACCAGAAGGAATGTATCCAGAAGGAATAGAAGGAAGAATGCCAGGAATAGATGGTAAGGCTAAAATGAGTAAATCATTAGGAAATGCTATATACCTAAGTGATGACGAAGAAACAGTTAAAAAGAAAGTTATGAGCATGTTTACAGATCCTAATCATATAAGAGTTGAAGATCCAGGATGTGTTGAAAATAATACAGTTTTCACTTATTTGGATGCTTTCTGTACAGACAAAGCTTACGTAGAAGAGTTAAAAGCCCACTATAGAAGAGGTGGTCTTGGAGATGTTAAAGTAAAAAGATACTTAAACGAAGTACTTCAAGCTGAATTAGCTCCAATAAGAGCAAGAAGATCAGAATTAGAAAAAGATAAAGCATATTTATATGAAGTGTTAAGAAAAGGTAGTGAAAATGCTAGAGAAGTAGCTGCTCATACTTTAAAAGAAGTAAGAGAAGCTATGGGAATAGAATACTTTAAAGATTTATAA
- a CDS encoding CidA/LrgA family protein, with amino-acid sequence MKIFNQLGIIFGIWAGGELISSLCSDFIKIPGTIVGMIILFLLLQFKIIKEETIREVSDFLLNNMAIFFVPAGVSLINSLGLIGDNIVVLLLSATAATMIIMLVTGKTVDIMIHKKKVEIEEEESEERFA; translated from the coding sequence ATGAAAATATTTAATCAATTAGGAATTATATTTGGAATATGGGCAGGAGGAGAATTAATCAGTTCTCTATGTAGTGATTTTATTAAAATTCCTGGAACAATAGTAGGAATGATAATTTTATTCTTATTGCTTCAATTTAAAATAATAAAAGAAGAAACTATAAGAGAAGTATCAGATTTTCTACTTAATAACATGGCTATATTTTTTGTGCCAGCAGGTGTATCTCTTATAAACTCATTAGGTTTGATAGGAGATAATATAGTAGTTTTATTATTAAGCGCAACTGCTGCAACGATGATTATTATGCTGGTAACAGGTAAAACAGTAGATATTATGATTCATAAAAAGAAAGTAGAAATAGAGGAAGAAGAATCAGAAGAAAGATTTGCATAG
- a CDS encoding LrgB family protein produces the protein MEQILNTQLFGLVTILAFYNIGLFIQKKAQKPIFNGLLICIILIILFLKITNIPYENFKIGADIMNFMLGPVTVVLAVPLYRQFDLFKKHIKEILIGIVVGVVTSFIIITVIGKLTLTNNEIVYSILPKSITTPMGVSLVNALGGVESITVVCIIATGIFGNILGDLVLKIGKIKHPVSKGIAMGTAAHAMGTSKALEMGEVEGAMSSLSIGISGVLTVMLVPILMNFVG, from the coding sequence ATGGAGCAGATATTAAATACACAATTATTTGGACTTGTAACAATTTTAGCTTTTTATAATATAGGTTTGTTTATACAGAAAAAGGCCCAAAAACCTATATTTAATGGTTTATTAATATGCATAATACTAATTATATTATTTTTAAAAATTACAAATATACCTTATGAAAACTTCAAAATAGGTGCAGACATAATGAATTTTATGTTAGGACCTGTTACAGTAGTCTTAGCGGTACCACTTTACAGACAGTTTGATTTATTTAAAAAGCATATAAAAGAAATTTTAATTGGAATTGTGGTAGGAGTAGTTACTTCTTTTATAATAATAACTGTTATAGGAAAATTAACTTTAACAAATAACGAAATAGTTTACTCTATTTTACCAAAATCAATTACAACACCAATGGGAGTATCATTAGTTAATGCTTTAGGTGGAGTGGAATCTATAACTGTTGTTTGTATAATTGCAACAGGTATATTTGGAAACATATTAGGCGATTTAGTATTAAAAATAGGAAAGATAAAGCACCCTGTATCAAAAGGAATAGCTATGGGTACAGCAGCTCATGCTATGGGTACAAGTAAAGCCCTAGAAATGGGAGAGGTGGAAGGTGCTATGTCATCTCTGTCTATAGGTATTTCTGGTGTCTTAACAGTTATGTTAGTACCTATATTGATGAATTTTGTTGGATAA
- the dapD gene encoding 2,3,4,5-tetrahydropyridine-2,6-dicarboxylate N-acetyltransferase: protein MVNLNDAYEIAKYIKDAEKQTPVKVYISGDIKIEKNDKYKVFGQEGSYILIGDYKTIMKDVENFKSSVDDIHIEYDRRNSAIPLYNFLHAEARIEPGALIRDMVTIEKNAVIMMGAVINIGAVVGEGSMVDMNAVIGARGMLGKNVHLGACSVVAGVLEPPSATPVIIEDDVLIGANSVILEGVRVGKGSVVAAGSVVTKDVPPGVVVAGSPARIIKNKDEKTADKTKVMEDLRKLD from the coding sequence ATGGTTAACTTAAATGATGCTTATGAAATAGCTAAATATATAAAAGATGCTGAAAAACAAACACCTGTAAAAGTTTATATTTCAGGTGATATAAAAATAGAAAAAAACGACAAATACAAAGTATTTGGTCAAGAGGGTTCTTATATTTTAATTGGTGATTATAAAACTATAATGAAAGATGTGGAAAACTTTAAATCTTCTGTGGATGATATTCATATAGAATATGATAGAAGAAATTCAGCTATCCCTCTTTATAATTTCTTACATGCTGAGGCTAGAATTGAGCCAGGTGCATTAATAAGAGATATGGTTACAATAGAAAAAAATGCCGTAATTATGATGGGTGCGGTAATAAATATAGGTGCTGTTGTTGGTGAAGGATCTATGGTGGATATGAACGCTGTAATAGGCGCTAGGGGAATGCTTGGTAAGAATGTACATCTTGGGGCTTGTTCTGTCGTTGCTGGTGTTCTTGAGCCACCTTCTGCTACTCCTGTTATAATTGAAGATGATGTATTAATCGGTGCAAATTCAGTTATTCTTGAAGGTGTGAGAGTTGGTAAAGGTTCTGTTGTTGCTGCAGGCTCTGTCGTTACAAAAGATGTTCCTCCAGGTGTTGTAGTAGCTGGCTCTCCTGCTAGAATAATTAAGAATAAAGATGAAAAAACTGCTGACAAAACAAAGGTAATGGAAGATTTAAGAAAATTAGATTAA